The window TGATTCATACTTGGTGAAATGGTTCAAATCCCACTACTTTCTTGGTTTAACAAGTTTCTAGCTATTTGAATCCCTGTATCATGTTCAAAAGaactttgtttgtttttctttccgTCAATGTTGGATGTCTATGATTGTAGCATGTTGAGTAGCACACAAGTTGAAGAATCACGTATTAAACTACATAGGGGATGGAATGGATATGAAATGCAATATTGTAAAACAATGTTATGTTTTGGGGGATATGGATCGATAAAGCTCTTTTTTACTTCTGACAGAAAAGAGGATGAGCAAATTGTATGATAGGAATGGTATTAGGGTATTATAAGGGCATATTAATAATTAGCTAGGGAAGTTTGCCATGAAATTTGGTTACAAATAGAGTGGGAGAGCAAGGAAGTAATTAGGCATTTGATTCGGTTAGTTCAGGAGTTGAGTAATCTCAAGAAAGGGAGGGTTCAAGTTCTTCAAATTATTTGGTTTATCTTGTTTACCTTTATATTGCAATATATTGTAATATACCGTGGTCTTGTACTCTGATAGATACCGAACTAATCGAAAGTAATTTCTGTATCTTATTGATGAATTCACTCAATTTGGTCTAGGGCACTCTTGTCTTCTTCCTCTCAAGAAGAACAAGCCAACTAATTTCCCAAATTTCACATGAAACCCTTTTTCTGCCCAAACTTCTCTATTTATTATACTAACTCACACCGACTTACTAAAAATAACAGACTTACTTTAGAATGTCTTTTATTACATTTCTGCCACTCCGACTAaatcttctttttccttctacTATACTGAAATACTATTGGAGGTCTATCATACTCTTTCCAATCAAAGTGCAACAATGCCTCTTGAAGGTCTAAAAACTATGTTTCTGAGCCTTGAAATGGTTAACATTAAGAACAGCGAGGAACTTGCCAAAAACAAAGATTCCAAGCCTATTTGGAATGATTTTCTTATCCTCACTAAAAAAACAATGTTTTCAAACATTTAAAAAGTCATTTCAAATAGACTCTTAATGTTCTTCACCTTAAAAGTTTTGGATTTCCACCTCTGATGGGTGAGAAGTCAAAGCAATCTTCTTCACATGGCTATTTATCTAAATGAAAGGTATATTAATTGCAGATATTTAGTTCCTGCTGATTTAACTGTTGGTCAGTTTGTGTACGTGGTCCGAAAGAGGATCAAGCTCAGCCCTGAGAAGGCCATCTTCATTTTTGTGAAGAATATCCTGCCCCCTACCGGTAAGATGAGAAATGTAAAATCTACTTTGAATGTTCCTATCATATCTTGCACATAATCTTGCAcattatcatttttcttattctaaacgattgttttattttgttctGTAGCTGCAATGATGTCCGCAATATATGAGGAAAACAAGGACGAAGATGGTTTCCTTTATATGACCTACAGTGGGGAGAACACATTCGGGGCGTGCTGAAACAAAATAAGACAGTAAGACGTAAACGTCTACAGAAAATGGGAAGGGGAAAGGATCATATCTGCTCTTGTATATTCTCCTCACCCGCATCACTTGGCTCTCTGTTTTATCTTTCCAAACGCAATCTGTCTGTAtagtgtttttattttattcaactAAAACCAGTCCTATTTGCGTTATTCAAAAGTCGTGCTGTAAATAACGGGAACTTATAGCAATTTATGATATGATATCTCATTTGTCGTTTGAAGTTTATGGAAAAGAGTTTGACAAAATGCAggaaactaaaaaagactaCAAAAGTTTTCAGACTACAAAGCTATATTTAAAGaccaataaaaagaaaataaaatggagAGGCCTAAACATATTTGGAGTCATTTGGAGACCTTTTTCTGGTACTGATTCTTGACCCATTTGATGCCTACCGAAGTTCCAGATTTCACTTTTTGAGCACCCACAGTTGCAACAGCCTTTGCCTTCACAAATCCAGCTGAAGCTGCAGCCTTTACCTCTGCCATCTTCTTGCTACTATTCCCATTGCTGCTCCCTTTCTTTGTGACCGCATTGTTGTTGTCGTCGTCTTCCACTCCGTAATTTCCTGAACCCCACTGATCAGCCCAGCTTGGTGCTTTGCTTCCCATTTTCAACTATCAAATTCCAAAAAATCCATCAAAAACAGCGATCGGTGAACATTATAAAAACTTTATGAGGTGGCGTTCGCTAAAAGCATGGATGAATTGATTTATAATTCTTGGAGAACTTATAGAATGATGAGATCTTTATGTCAAATCAATAGAATCTTGTCATATCATGTTTTTGTAGATTATCCCACTGAAATAGAAATCAAATGAGCGACAATATGGAGAAAGTGGGATATAcagaataaacaaaaaaaaaaaaaaaaaaagggaaagggAACAAGGCCCAACCTACCTATCAAATCCTCCCTACAGAACAAACAATCTTCAATAAGAAGAGACAGAAGTCAATTATGAAATTGATGTATCTTAGAATATGGATTTGTTAATCATATAGATTTTGCCCTAAAACCAAAACTATGTATGACACctgtaaaatttgaaaaagcaCTCATAAATCAACAACACTTGTTTTTGGAGAGTCGAAACAAAACAAAGAGAGAATCGTCGAAGAAGATCGTCAAAGGATTGACAAAAAACCTAGCAGAAAAACCCTAAAATTCAATTTGGAGGTTGAAAAACCAGACtcaaaatgaaagaataaaCTAAAAAACACCAAATCAGGTATTGAAGGATGGAATCGGATACAAATAGAGGTTGAGTAGAGAAATGAAAGACGAAGGGAAGAATGAAACGAAAGAGAAGCGATTGGATTGGAATAGATCCGCAGAGGGAGTGAAAAATAGAATACCTTGAAATTGAAGTTGAAGAAGAGGTTGGTGAGAGAGAGgattgaggaagaagatgaagaagatgaagaagatgaagaagaagggttGAAAAGGAAAGAAGGAGGTGAAGAAGTGTGGGGTCTTCGATCTTAGTTTGGTTTCCAAATTCCAAGCTGTATCTATTCCTTTACACCCACTTCTCTTCCTTTCCTCCCAAATactcttttttaatattttccattttttttaatttttattttttcaaatactAATCTTTTTAATCCTTCACAATTTGAAGaatatgagattttttttttaagaaaaaaattaaccTTTTCAGCCAAAGAATTCTAAAGATTTGGTTTTAGATTgtattttttaaactaaaatattatcttttgaaaataaaattcagGATATGATATGGTAATTTGATAACTAAAGATTGAAAGAAAACAGTATTTCTTGGTTAGATTTGTATTTGGTAGCATATTTTGGAATTGGATTATAACTTGTGCttgatattatatttaaaaataataaaattagctttagttatttactaaatatttattggttttgtTTTAGTTATCTACTAAATATTTAGGATAATCGTCAAAAATgataatttaacaaaatatttacaaaatatagtaaaattttggattctattagtgatatttatagacaataataaaagttttaccaaggtctatcattgataaaattcaaaagtttgctatatttttaaatattttagtttattttagtaTGTTTGAAAATGTCCcaaatatttattaattgaCAGTAACTATTTTGATGTAGCTCGTCTATTCCTTGAAGTGATCCTTTGCTCTCAAGTTTGAGCATTTGATTATCGTTTGGGGTGGTGAGTAAgatgcactacaagaaaatggggTATCTCAAAGCATTTTATAGGGTCAGGATAAGAAATGTCAGGAAGCAGCACATACATCGACGTTGTGAGGTGTGTCTTGGCAGATTCTATCTTTCCAGACGTCACATTCATGATTTTGGGAAATGGCTAGCCAATCCCCAACGTTGTGCACGTACATGtcgaaaaaaaataattaaataataattttcttttctcgACGTCATGCAAACACACGTCGGGACTGGTGCGGCTATTCTCGATGTGAACATTAAACACTTCGGAGAAAAGAAGacaattaaatataattttcttttcttcgaCGCCATGCATAGATACGTCAGGAATAGGAGGGTTCTCACGACGTTTTTATTATGCGTCAAGAGTTTCCCTATAAAACCATCTTCTAGATCTGTAAATCACAGAACTGAAAGATGAGAGAAAATAGAAAGACAAAGAGATCGAGAAGAAAAGGTCAAGATTCGCTACCACTCACCGTGCTAGTAGTTTTGTGTTGTTGGAAGTGTTATCACCTCAAAGCAGATCAAGcaacaatgaataataataacgaatcacatatctatatatatttcatttttttatacatCCAGTTTGAGATACTctcattttctaaaattaattttggttaTTATATCCACAAGTACTATGTCATCATTCCCTAGTGGTTTCCAAGAGACAGGTGATCTGTTTTTGGAGTTTAATGATGTGTTCAATAATGTGGAATTGTTCTCGGTGGGCGACACTTCAGGTTAGTCCTGTTACTTTGATGACAATTGCATAAACATGGAATTCTGTTTTTCTTATAGTGTTATGTTTTCTTAGCTGAGCCTCAACCCACTTGCACTCCTAGGAGACGTCAGCACTCCCAGAACTTGGAGTTGGAGAGATACATACAGAAGAATGGGAAGATCCCAATCTCCATCGCCCCAAGAGCGAAGAAGCCAATCTCGCTACATGTTGTTCGGTTCAACAACATCATTGTTGTATTAACGTGGATACATTTCCAGTCCGCTGCCTTAAGTGGGTTGATGTTCCTTCGGAGTACATCAAGGTTGTCAAGGGTGATCTACagttaattttgtaaattactTTACATATATGTTAAACCTACATATACATAAATCTAATAtgtattttctttcctttgtaGCAATGGTTCGTGCTTGATTTCATATATCAAACACTTAATCaatttgttgagcatcaaatgctcagcACTTTCAAAGAGTTCGGGGAGATTGCCATAAACATTTTAAGAAGGTCAGCAACCCTGAACAAGCACGTGCCAACCACCAAACAGATTGGTGAATCATTTAAAAGAGTGGTACTTCCTCTGCGATCACTACTTGAGTCGACAATTTTAGGTGATTTACATCTTCTAATGTTCTTTCACGTTActttatttttgttgtttgtatgtaatatttttattatttgcaTGTAGGAGCAATTAAGGACCAACAAAGTTGTTAAAGTGAAACAACCTTACAACCATAATAGCGGGTTCAAGTCGTTCCTACAATGACGAAAACATGTAGCTCATTGAACAACGAGATCAGCCAGTGGGCCGTGTAGAGCTGTTTACAGAAATACACACCAATAGAAATGACCAATTCGTTTCACAGGCGGTTGTAAATGCGCAAGTAAGTTTatgaaaactttttttttttattttctacttttaattGTGAGTTCATAACTTAACACTTTGGGTACAACATCAAATGCTGAAACTCCAGTCCCAACCCACTCCATAAGGTTCTCAACCACTCTCTGTGAACAAGATATTCAAGACCATTTTGGATAGACGACCagactactcaaaaggtcttcgTTGGGGCCCCAAGCCCAAGTCTCGAAATAAGGGTAGCAATTCTTCGTCTTCATCACAAGAAATGCACTCTAGAGAGGTTAGTGAACTAAGAGCTAGCCTTGAGTGCTCGcaatcaaaatttgaagaacAAAGAAGTGAGCTTGAAGAAGCTAAACGATTGATTGAAGAACAACGAAAAACGTAAGAGATGCATGCCCAATAAATAGAAGAAATGTAGAAGATGATTGAGAAAATGTGTCAGACACACAAAGGACCTTGAACACTAGCGATAtgtatttttaaacttttaaattgtttaatttgTTATCGATGATATATAAATTTACTTTTATGTCATTGTAGGTGTGGAGTTGTTCGAAGATGGCGTCTGTGGTGACTAGAAgatgatgtattttttttttatgtaattgcTTCAAACAATTTGTAATTGTTCGAATAGTTCGACTTATTTTCTAATtatatgaattaaaatttggtattttaataattttaataattttgtgtttgttattaaatttaaatcGAATCAGGACTCAAAAAAAAATctcacaataaaaaaaattgaacatattatttggaaaaaaataataattaaaactaTCTCCTGACGCATAAAGGTGTTGAGAATGAGAACCCTTTCCTAACGCTATAAGCAAAGCATCGAGGAAGTCACTTCCGATGCACGTCGAGAGTTCGTTTCTCCCAACACTAGGATGGGCATGTCGGGCGTTACCTTTTGCTAATGTGGTCCATCCGTCGGGAAGTCTGGCGTTAAGAGAAAGGAACTCTTAGCGCCTTCACATTTGTTCATCTGGAATTACTCCTCCAACACACTATTTCCACCTTTCTTCCTGACGGCCCTATGTACGTTGGGAGATCCTTTTTCGATGCCATTTGGAATATATGCCGATGCAATGTCGCGTCGAGAGAACCtctatttcttgtagtgtggaGTTCTTGATCACACACAGACATATTTGCTAAAAACCTATAAAATATAAATCACATTTTGAATTGCCAATCAAACAAACCCCTAAAATTTCATAGACTAAGACCATactttttaagaagatttttttGTTAAGCATTTTTTCTATTGATAGGGTAGGATATGAATTGGTACAGCCAAGCATCATACAATCCCTATCTATTGATAGattattaaagaaaatttggatttcaaatttaaattcagggtttgtatttattataaaaatatatattttttaattatt is drawn from Cucumis melo cultivar AY chromosome 11, USDA_Cmelo_AY_1.0, whole genome shotgun sequence and contains these coding sequences:
- the LOC103495965 gene encoding autophagy-related protein 8C-like; protein product: MAKSSFKLEHPLERRQVESARIREKYPDRIPVIVERAEKSDVPEIDKKKYLVPADLTVGQFVYVVRKRIKLSPEKAIFIFVKNILPPTAAMMSAIYEENKDEDGFLYMTYSGENTFGAC